In Novipirellula caenicola, a single window of DNA contains:
- a CDS encoding peptidase C39 encodes MDDLFQAILIMMSLSLAVGIFSAVAFAPRRKNTDTDHQGQGVVLMLAIVVTGMFAFLFYSAGRLYWAKWIDHSAVIVWSNFTPLLAAMAAGMVYRLPNTPHWRQSLLAMSLGFASVATVLWPFVGVWLRPPPEGGDEVFRGITLQTSWATCSPCAAATFLRAGGIEASEKELIPLCLTDYSGTPTLGLFRGVKWMANRHHRDVQALTLTLDQLESDNRWPVLIMVELPISGVNDPRYADQWGWIPGLGHSVVILGKNSRGGFVVADPSVGAEIWTRADLEVLWHGNAIRFRE; translated from the coding sequence ATGGACGATCTGTTTCAGGCGATTCTGATCATGATGAGCCTGTCATTGGCGGTCGGCATTTTCTCGGCGGTTGCGTTTGCACCACGACGAAAGAACACCGACACGGATCACCAAGGCCAAGGGGTGGTGTTGATGTTGGCCATCGTGGTCACGGGCATGTTTGCGTTTCTGTTTTATTCGGCAGGGCGACTCTATTGGGCCAAGTGGATCGATCACTCCGCTGTGATCGTTTGGTCAAACTTCACGCCGCTGCTCGCCGCGATGGCAGCAGGGATGGTGTATCGATTGCCCAACACGCCTCATTGGCGTCAATCGCTGCTGGCCATGTCGCTTGGTTTTGCATCGGTTGCGACGGTGCTGTGGCCGTTTGTCGGTGTTTGGCTGCGGCCGCCGCCTGAAGGGGGCGACGAGGTTTTTCGCGGCATCACGCTACAGACATCCTGGGCGACATGCAGCCCCTGCGCGGCAGCCACGTTCCTGCGGGCTGGCGGGATCGAAGCGAGTGAGAAGGAGCTGATCCCGCTGTGTTTGACTGACTACAGCGGCACTCCGACGCTCGGTTTGTTTCGCGGAGTGAAGTGGATGGCAAATCGTCATCACCGAGACGTCCAAGCATTGACGCTCACTCTGGATCAGCTCGAGTCCGATAACCGTTGGCCGGTGTTGATCATGGTCGAACTGCCGATTTCCGGAGTCAATGATCCACGCTATGCCGACCAATGGGGCTGGATTCCCGGACTCGGTCACAGTGTGGTGATCTTGGGAAAAAATTCGCGAGGCGGGTTTGTTGTTGCCGACCCCTCCGTCGGCGCAGAGATCTGGACCCGCGCCGATCTAGAAGTGTTGTGGCATGGTAATGCGATTCGTTTTCGCGAGTGA
- a CDS encoding alpha/beta hydrolase, whose amino-acid sequence MAIGSQPASAEDYQHGPDSQPNDAVPHGKVTQHVWDSSKVFEGTRRRYSVYVPAQYDGKTPAALMVFQDGHAFEGTKGDFRVPVVFDNLIAKGDMPVTIAVMIDPGHKGELPEKRGWSPRPSNRSFEYDTVSNDYAEFLLTEILPEMEKDYRISKNPKMRAICGNSSGGICAFSVAWHRPDQFQKVLSHIGSFVDLRGGHNYPPMIRKADKKPIRVFLQDGENDLDNQFGNWPLANRQMAKALAFKDYDYKLVFGTEAHNGKHGGAIFPDSLRWLWRDWKEETY is encoded by the coding sequence ATGGCAATCGGTTCCCAGCCAGCGTCTGCCGAGGACTACCAACACGGCCCCGATTCGCAACCCAATGACGCGGTCCCTCATGGCAAAGTGACTCAGCATGTCTGGGATTCAAGCAAGGTGTTCGAAGGCACACGGCGACGCTACAGCGTGTATGTGCCCGCCCAATACGATGGCAAAACCCCTGCTGCGTTGATGGTTTTCCAAGACGGCCACGCCTTTGAAGGAACCAAGGGAGATTTCCGAGTCCCAGTCGTTTTCGACAATTTGATCGCCAAAGGAGACATGCCGGTCACGATCGCCGTGATGATCGATCCTGGTCACAAAGGCGAACTTCCGGAAAAACGTGGCTGGAGTCCCCGGCCTAGCAACCGCAGTTTCGAATACGACACGGTCAGCAACGATTACGCCGAATTCCTATTGACTGAAATTCTTCCCGAAATGGAAAAAGACTACCGAATTTCGAAGAATCCCAAAATGCGAGCCATCTGCGGCAACAGCTCCGGCGGCATCTGCGCCTTCAGCGTCGCTTGGCATCGTCCCGACCAATTCCAGAAAGTCCTCAGCCACATCGGCAGCTTCGTCGACCTTCGCGGCGGTCACAATTATCCGCCCATGATTCGTAAAGCGGACAAAAAGCCGATTCGTGTATTCCTACAAGATGGCGAGAACGATCTCGATAACCAATTCGGAAACTGGCCTTTGGCTAATCGTCAAATGGCCAAGGCGTTGGCGTTCAAAGATTACGACTACAAACTGGTTTTTGGCACCGAGGCGCACAACGGAAAACATGGCGGAGCGATTTTCCCTGATTCGCTGCGTTGGCTATGGCGAGATTGGAAAGAGGAAACGTATTAG
- a CDS encoding amidohydrolase family protein, whose translation MTTLTGRLLVADPHRRQITLRSGSIRIHGEQIVNVDFDDDPGSELISENERGQNELGEAHAGTSPANRSRPLRPGERVIAPGFIDAHLHLSQFGIIGAHGMPLLKWLDQVTFPAERAWQDVDFARSTTRSVLNQLLSFGTTSFCGYTTVHHESTMAALELATQMGFRGMIGQVLMDRNAPQDLCGETNQLIDQAAKTLQSFPPNAEMEAAVTPRFAITCSPPLLESAGALAAQQHAAVQTHLAETQHECARVAELFDSARYVDVYQQAGLLTPRTILGHAVHLDATDHQTLAKHDSIVAHCPTANQFLGSGRMNRKPLAEANVDVVLGSDIGAGFNRSMVCVARAAIETAASLGNPPPTAASAWHDITAGAADALGWDNVGQLCEGHRADVVVIEPDFAIQMQGDDSIIDPLSQLMFAWDDRWIKQTYLRGQSAWGG comes from the coding sequence ATGACCACACTTACCGGACGATTGCTTGTTGCGGATCCCCACCGACGACAGATTACGCTGCGATCAGGCTCGATTCGCATCCACGGAGAGCAAATCGTGAATGTCGACTTTGATGACGATCCCGGCAGTGAACTTATCAGCGAAAATGAGCGAGGCCAAAACGAGCTTGGCGAGGCCCACGCTGGGACCAGTCCCGCGAATCGATCCCGCCCCCTTCGTCCTGGCGAGCGGGTGATCGCCCCCGGCTTCATCGACGCCCATCTGCACTTGTCTCAGTTTGGCATCATCGGCGCCCATGGGATGCCGCTGCTGAAGTGGCTGGACCAGGTCACATTTCCAGCCGAGCGTGCCTGGCAAGACGTCGACTTTGCTCGCAGCACGACTCGCTCGGTTCTCAACCAATTGCTGTCGTTCGGAACGACCAGCTTCTGTGGCTACACGACGGTCCATCACGAATCGACCATGGCGGCGTTAGAGCTAGCGACGCAGATGGGTTTCCGAGGAATGATCGGGCAAGTGTTGATGGATCGCAACGCGCCGCAGGACCTCTGCGGTGAAACCAACCAATTGATTGACCAGGCGGCCAAGACGCTCCAAAGTTTTCCACCGAATGCAGAAATGGAAGCCGCCGTGACGCCGCGATTTGCGATCACGTGTTCGCCGCCGCTATTGGAGTCCGCTGGTGCATTGGCGGCCCAGCAACACGCGGCAGTTCAAACTCATTTGGCGGAAACCCAACACGAATGCGCTCGTGTGGCGGAACTGTTTGATTCCGCTCGTTATGTCGACGTTTATCAGCAAGCTGGACTGTTGACGCCGCGAACGATCCTGGGGCACGCCGTGCACTTGGATGCAACCGATCATCAAACATTGGCGAAGCACGATTCGATTGTCGCTCATTGCCCAACCGCCAATCAGTTCCTTGGCTCAGGGCGAATGAATCGAAAACCTCTTGCTGAGGCAAACGTCGACGTGGTGCTGGGCAGTGATATTGGTGCCGGTTTTAATCGCAGCATGGTCTGCGTGGCACGGGCAGCGATCGAAACCGCCGCATCGCTGGGCAACCCGCCGCCTACGGCTGCGTCAGCCTGGCATGACATCACCGCCGGAGCCGCCGACGCACTAGGCTGGGACAACGTTGGCCAGCTCTGCGAGGGACACCGCGCTGATGTGGTGGTGATCGAGCCCGACTTTGCCATTCAAATGCAAGGAGACGATTCGATCATCGATCCCTTGTCGCAGCTGATGTTCGCTTGGGATGATCGCTGGATCAAACAGACTTACCTGCGAGGCCAATCGGCTTGGGGCGGATAG
- the hemW gene encoding radical SAM family heme chaperone HemW yields MQSVSHPPSDWTWPTPRSAYVHVPFCRHRCGYCNFSVIADRDDLVQPFLSAIDQELAQLDRPSIDTLFLGGGTPTHLSVTQLEWLLKQIELRFCLTDQAERSVEANPEDIDEDKLRVLADHGINRISLGVQSFTPSKLKLLERSHTASQAAAAIELAAKWIGNVSIDLIFAAPQETVSQWQSDLQTALDLPIHHLSTYALTFEKGTAFWTAKRAGRLDAVDEASEVVMYQTTRERSAVEGLRHYEISNFARDGFRCRHNLAYWQGRGWYAAGPGAARFVGGRREVNHRSTTTYLKRMQQNESPVAESDAITPLQYARERAAFGIRLIDGIDIAELAHETQIDLHRECGDAIEKSIAQGLLQRQGNHIRLSEQGILFADSVASELLG; encoded by the coding sequence ATGCAGTCTGTTTCGCATCCACCTTCGGATTGGACTTGGCCGACACCTCGATCGGCCTACGTCCACGTTCCGTTTTGTCGACATCGCTGTGGCTATTGCAACTTTTCCGTAATCGCGGACCGGGACGATTTGGTCCAGCCATTTTTGTCGGCGATTGATCAAGAACTCGCACAGCTTGATCGACCTTCGATTGACACGCTGTTTCTAGGCGGAGGCACTCCGACGCACCTAAGTGTCACTCAGTTAGAGTGGCTACTAAAACAAATCGAATTGCGATTTTGCCTTACCGACCAAGCCGAGCGAAGTGTCGAAGCCAACCCCGAAGACATCGACGAAGATAAACTACGCGTGCTGGCCGATCACGGAATCAACCGGATCAGTCTCGGGGTGCAGTCCTTTACGCCATCGAAACTAAAATTATTGGAGCGCAGCCACACTGCATCACAAGCCGCCGCGGCGATCGAATTGGCGGCAAAATGGATTGGCAACGTTTCGATTGATTTGATTTTCGCCGCGCCGCAGGAAACCGTTTCCCAATGGCAGTCGGATTTGCAAACCGCACTCGATTTGCCAATCCATCATCTTTCGACCTACGCGTTAACGTTCGAGAAGGGAACGGCGTTTTGGACCGCAAAACGCGCCGGACGACTCGACGCAGTGGACGAGGCGAGCGAGGTTGTGATGTATCAAACCACGCGTGAACGTTCGGCCGTTGAAGGACTGAGGCACTACGAGATCTCTAACTTTGCACGTGACGGCTTTCGTTGTCGCCACAACCTTGCCTACTGGCAAGGCCGAGGCTGGTACGCCGCCGGCCCTGGTGCCGCACGTTTTGTTGGCGGACGTCGCGAAGTCAATCATCGCAGCACCACCACGTACCTGAAGCGAATGCAGCAAAACGAATCCCCGGTTGCCGAATCCGACGCGATCACCCCACTGCAATATGCACGCGAACGCGCCGCGTTTGGCATCCGTCTGATTGACGGCATCGACATCGCCGAACTCGCTCATGAAACCCAGATCGACTTACACCGCGAATGCGGCGACGCGATCGAAAAATCGATCGCGCAAGGCCTGCTGCAGCGACAGGGCAATCACATCCGTCTGAGCGAACAAGGAATCCTGTTTGCCGACTCGGTCGCATCCGAGCTACTCGGCTAA
- a CDS encoding aldo/keto reductase has protein sequence MQKKRLGSSGVVVSNICMGTMTFGNQCDEKCSHAICDLAFDSGIDFFDAAEIYPVPPNKDTIGVTEQIFGRWLKNKPRESVVVATKVTGPAHGWFCPPVRHGKTSIDRHQILRACDASLRRLGTDYIDLYQIHWPDHGLPYEEVLGALTELRDAGKVRVIGCSNETSWGVMKSLWTADVQGLDRYETVQNNFSLINRRCESELAQVLRNEKMSLLPYSPLGGGVLTGKYNVSPPPGARFTDYLLNGEQRQRKMAERFVNERTIETTRRMEEIAESIGTTVTAMAVAWSRQHDFVASTIIGATSTEQLLESLAARDLVLDSETLARIDQVDAEIPNPMTEDGLRRL, from the coding sequence ATGCAAAAGAAGCGTTTAGGAAGTAGCGGTGTCGTTGTTAGCAATATTTGCATGGGAACGATGACCTTTGGTAACCAATGTGACGAAAAATGCAGTCATGCGATCTGTGACTTGGCGTTCGATTCGGGCATCGACTTTTTTGATGCGGCCGAGATCTATCCGGTGCCCCCCAACAAAGACACGATTGGGGTGACCGAACAGATTTTTGGTCGCTGGTTAAAAAACAAACCGCGTGAATCGGTGGTGGTGGCCACCAAAGTCACCGGGCCGGCCCACGGATGGTTCTGTCCCCCGGTTCGTCACGGCAAAACGTCGATCGACCGGCACCAGATTTTACGAGCATGCGATGCATCGCTTCGCCGTTTGGGGACCGACTACATCGATCTGTATCAAATCCATTGGCCGGATCATGGGCTGCCTTACGAAGAGGTCTTGGGGGCGCTGACTGAGCTGCGTGATGCGGGCAAGGTCCGCGTTATCGGTTGCAGCAACGAAACGAGCTGGGGCGTGATGAAAAGTTTGTGGACCGCCGACGTTCAAGGGCTCGATCGCTACGAAACCGTGCAAAATAACTTCAGTTTGATCAATCGCCGCTGCGAAAGTGAGCTGGCGCAGGTGCTGCGAAACGAGAAAATGAGTCTGCTGCCGTATTCGCCGCTCGGCGGGGGTGTGTTGACCGGCAAGTACAACGTCTCGCCTCCACCGGGGGCCCGCTTTACCGATTACCTGCTCAACGGCGAACAGCGGCAACGAAAAATGGCGGAGCGGTTTGTCAACGAACGCACGATCGAAACCACTCGGCGGATGGAAGAGATCGCTGAGTCGATTGGCACGACGGTCACCGCGATGGCCGTCGCGTGGAGCCGCCAGCATGACTTTGTCGCTTCGACCATCATCGGCGCGACCAGCACCGAACAGTTGCTGGAATCGTTGGCGGCACGCGATTTAGTGTTGGACAGCGAAACGTTGGCGCGCATTGATCAAGTTGACGCCGAGATCCCCAACCCCATGACCGAAGACGGATTGCGACGGTTGTAA
- a CDS encoding 3-dehydroquinate synthase produces the protein MLNRLSNSTDVAFTATFVHRLRVTDDVAGDDFSVLVDLLDGGDNGRARVLLIAERSVAESSDRVTQIQSQLRSEESIELTCPTILVEGGEPIKNTQTAVEEILQRIHDLNLDRRSYVIAIGGGAMLDAVGYAAAIAHRGIRLVRLPTTTLAQADSGVGVKNAINYFDKKNWIGTFAVPWAVVNDSALLETLPDREFCSGLSEAVKVSLLKDADEFHWLAEHASQISGRDPELSRRAIHRSCVLHMQHITEGGDPFEMLEARPLDFGHWSAHKLETLSRYQIRHGEAVAIGVAIDCLYSSIRFGLPRQDAEMAVQCLHDLGIQLWHPCLEPVDRLMQGLEEFRQHLGGRLTITMLRGIGDPINVHEIDALAMKTAIERLGSIAKAKAIPAN, from the coding sequence ATGCTGAATCGTCTCTCCAATTCGACCGACGTTGCCTTCACCGCCACCTTCGTTCATCGGTTGCGGGTGACGGACGACGTTGCAGGCGACGATTTCTCGGTATTGGTCGATTTACTGGACGGCGGAGACAACGGTCGTGCTCGAGTGTTGTTGATCGCGGAACGATCGGTAGCCGAATCGAGCGACCGTGTAACCCAGATCCAATCACAGCTCCGCAGCGAAGAATCGATCGAGTTGACGTGCCCCACCATCTTGGTCGAGGGGGGTGAACCGATCAAAAACACGCAAACGGCGGTGGAAGAGATTTTGCAACGGATTCATGACCTGAATCTTGACCGCCGCAGCTACGTGATCGCCATCGGTGGCGGTGCCATGTTGGACGCGGTGGGCTATGCCGCCGCGATTGCCCATCGCGGGATCCGATTGGTGCGGTTGCCTACCACCACACTTGCGCAGGCCGATTCGGGCGTGGGGGTCAAAAACGCAATCAACTATTTTGACAAAAAGAATTGGATCGGAACCTTTGCCGTTCCTTGGGCCGTCGTCAACGACTCGGCATTATTGGAAACGTTACCCGACCGAGAATTCTGTAGCGGATTGAGCGAAGCGGTGAAGGTTTCGCTGTTGAAGGATGCAGACGAATTCCACTGGTTGGCCGAACATGCGTCGCAGATTTCCGGACGAGATCCCGAGTTGTCGCGGCGAGCGATCCACCGTTCTTGCGTGCTGCATATGCAGCATATTACCGAAGGCGGTGATCCGTTCGAGATGCTCGAAGCTCGCCCGTTGGACTTTGGCCACTGGTCGGCCCATAAGTTGGAGACGCTATCACGCTATCAAATACGTCACGGCGAAGCGGTCGCAATCGGAGTGGCGATCGATTGCTTGTATTCCTCGATCAGATTTGGATTGCCTCGCCAGGATGCGGAGATGGCGGTGCAATGCTTGCATGATCTAGGAATTCAACTTTGGCATCCCTGTTTAGAGCCCGTTGATCGATTGATGCAAGGCCTCGAGGAATTCCGCCAGCATCTGGGCGGCCGATTGACGATCACGATGCTTCGCGGGATAGGCGACCCGATCAACGTGCACGAGATCGACGCCCTCGCCATGAAGACCGCGATCGAGCGACTCGGCAGCATCGCCAAGGCCAAAGCGATCCCCGCGAACTAA
- a CDS encoding MBL fold metallo-hydrolase — MVENLPVLSHVHNGLTIEGYSRAAVQTYWRVNELKVLFDCGGQPWDFMGTPTMFISHAHLDHIAALPAYVSRRRMMKMDPPVIYLPDSAVDTTWDMLQLFRRLDRGAMPCELIGLLPGDETSISREYIVTALETRHTIDSLGFVIHQRRHKLKPEFQGLEGDKIRDLKLAGTEITEETRVPVFAYTGDTSPPGLDNNPVFYEAKTLISELTFVAPEHRKEKIHKHGHMHIDDYRQRADRFQNELIIASHLSTRYNDAQVKRLANKGLPDALGGRMKLWL; from the coding sequence ATGGTTGAAAACCTTCCTGTTCTTTCTCACGTCCACAATGGTCTGACCATCGAAGGCTACTCACGCGCGGCTGTGCAAACGTATTGGCGAGTCAATGAACTAAAGGTTTTGTTCGACTGTGGCGGCCAACCGTGGGATTTCATGGGCACGCCCACCATGTTCATCTCGCACGCCCATCTGGACCACATTGCCGCCTTGCCCGCCTACGTGTCACGGCGGCGGATGATGAAGATGGATCCGCCGGTCATCTACCTTCCGGATTCCGCTGTCGACACCACTTGGGACATGCTGCAACTGTTCCGCCGTCTCGATCGAGGAGCGATGCCATGCGAATTGATCGGGCTGCTGCCAGGCGATGAGACGTCCATCAGCCGCGAGTACATCGTCACAGCTCTGGAAACTCGCCATACGATTGATTCGCTCGGCTTTGTGATTCATCAGCGGCGTCACAAATTGAAACCCGAATTTCAAGGGCTCGAAGGCGACAAGATCCGCGACCTGAAATTGGCGGGAACCGAGATCACCGAAGAGACGAGGGTGCCGGTGTTCGCCTATACCGGTGACACATCGCCACCGGGACTGGATAACAATCCGGTCTTTTACGAGGCGAAAACGTTGATCAGCGAGTTGACGTTTGTCGCACCCGAGCATCGCAAAGAAAAAATCCACAAGCATGGGCATATGCACATCGACGATTACCGGCAACGTGCCGACCGTTTCCAAAACGAATTGATCATCGCATCTCACCTCAGCACGCGTTACAACGATGCGCAAGTGAAGCGACTTGCCAACAAAGGACTTCCCGATGCCCTTGGTGGCCGCATGAAACTGTGGCTTTAA